The Scylla paramamosain isolate STU-SP2022 chromosome 32, ASM3559412v1, whole genome shotgun sequence sequence TATTTCAACTTGAAATTGTACAAAACTAGATAGTTTCAGATAGACGGTTTTCTTATATGCAACACACAGCTCATTGATTTCAAGACAGCACCTGTGAAACTTAGTAAAAACATGCAATTTCACCCTAAATAAGAGTACAAGACAACCACTGGATTCAGAATGTTAATGTTTATGCTGTGAGAAATTAGtagggaggaggtaaggaaagtgGGGCAAAGTTGCAGGCATAAATGTGATAATTGCTGAAGTGTTAAAGTATGTAATTGAAACGGTAGTAGATTAAATACTTGTACTATGTGATCTGGAATAGAGAACCAAAAggctcttacataaaataaataatgaataagtgtAATAGCTATAGGGATGTAGGAATAGATGGAATAACtgcaaaaaatattaaagtatGAAGCTGAAGTGATAGTAGATTGAGTATGCTTCCAATATGTGATCTGGCATGGCATGAAGGGCAGATGAAtgtattgtatttttatataaaggaaaaagcTGAGGGAATTAGTGCAAGTTATAGGCAGATGAATTTGCTTAGTGTTCCAGGAAAAAAAGTTTATGAAGAAACTTGACTGAGAGATTGACTGATGTGACTGAGTTGAAGGTCATTGAGAAATGGAGGattcaggaaaagaaaatgttctgTTGATCAGATCAAAATTGATCAAAATTGTAATGGAGGAGTActtaggaaaggatgaaaagttaTATGCTGCATTCATGGATCTACAGAAAGCATATTATAAGGTGGAAAGGGAAACCCTTTGGAATGGATAAAGTAGAAAATGTTGGTGCATGGCTGAAACAGAATGGAGTGGGATGGGCTGTAATTGTGTTtctgtttgcagatgacacgGTCTTACTAACAGAGTGAAAGAAACTTTAGAGTGGTGGATCATTATAGGATGTTTGTGACATGAGAAAAGTGGAGGTATATTATTTCACTATCCTTTATATGGTGATATAGGCAGGTCTGAGGTGGTTATGGGGAGAGAGATTCTGAAGGGGGTGAGTGGGGTTTAAGTATCTTGGTAAATGtggtgagatggatggagatgagagaggaaagataggTGTGTTGTAGGATCACTTGGAAGAGttatgaaagggagaaatgtaTCTATGGATGTAAAATGAAGTTTAAGGAATGGTAATTTCCAGCCAATGTTGTTTTACTAATCAGAGACCTGGACTTAGAATAGGGCACAGCAACCAAGAGTACCTGCTGTGGAACTGAGTTATCTGAGAGGGGCATGTGGAAAGACAAGATTAGAGGATGAGAGCAATaggtgtgtatgagagagatgGTATGAATGCCATTTTAAGTGGTTTAGATTGTGGAGTAGTGGAATGggttaagaaaatgaagagtgaagagtTTGTAAAGAAAGTGTATATGAGCAAAGTTGGAGTTAGTAATAGAAGAAAGCCAGTTAGAAGACAGAAGGATAAGGTAAATAAGTTCTTGTGTGGAGTAGGTATTAGTAGTGACCAAGTGCTTGAATGAGCAAGATAGGAAGATTGGAACATGCTGGAATGATAGGTATAAACTCGTTGAGACAAGCTAAAACTGTATCTCAAATGAGTTTCCAGGAAGAGATGTTAGAGTAACTGTTATCCTTGATTTTCCAGGAAATACGCAAGCAGGCTAGGTCAATAGCATAGGTTTTATTCTTCAGGTTATGATATGCTTCTTCACCTAACTTATTTCAACCAAGAAAGTTGAAGTGATTCTCAGTTTATCAATGAGTTGCATTCCTGAAGAACTTGTAAAATGAAGTCATTAATCAGGAACTATAGACATTTGATTCCTTTCATTTACTGTATCTTTCAATAATTCTTGAAATAATGTCTTGAGATTTTTGTAGTACATGTTAATTCTGCATTTGTAAGTTAGGACAACGTACAAAACTTTTATTTGTGACTTCAATAATTGATAAATTGAATATTCACAAATCAAAATTAACCTGTACtgtcatatatttatttatttgtttacttataaatttattttgttttatgtgttCTGGTTTGGTATTAAGTTAATTGTGTATTCTGAGAGGCTGAATAATTTGTGTGAAGTGTGTAGCAGATGAGATGTTACATAATTTTGCTGAGGCCTTTCTCATTATATTGAGCTAGAAATAATCATCTTTCCTGGTCCCTCACAGCTTGCACAGCATGTCCCTTGACGCCATGTCCTGCACCCGTTGTGGGGATGGGTTTGAGCCACAGGAGAAGATTGTCAACTCTAATGGGCAGCTGTGGCACACTCAGTGTTTTGTGTGAGTCTCCATCTGAATAGTTTTGAGACAGGAAGTCCCACATTACTGCATTTTCATGGTATCTTGATTACTGTATCACTGAAGAATTTAattccacattattattattattttttttttatgtagtattTCTAGGaaattttgaaaagaaaattgttactttttttgtggGAAACTATAAGAATGCTAAATATATCATTTGTGCTCcatttacataagaacataagaacataagaaataagggaagctgcaagaagcgaccaggcttacatgtggcagtccctgtatgaaatatacctacctatttccacctatcattcccatccataaactcgtctaatcttctcttaaagctccttaatgtcctagcactaataACATGAtaactgagtctgttccactcatctaccactctatttgagaaccaatttcttcctatctctttcctaaacctaaatttttcaagcttgaatccattatttcttgttctatcctggttgctgatcctaagaattttgcttacatctcccttgttatataacccttataccacagaaagacttctatcaggtcccctcttaacctacatctcgctaaagaatgtaaatttaacagcttcaatctcacaATCTCACAGCAATATATGATGAAGGAGGGGTTTGGTTTTGCTTCATGTGCGTTTCTTTGAAAGAGTATTAAATGAGGGATTCATGTACTAAATGCAATTCACAGACTCTATTGTAGTAATTTTGCCACCTGAAGACTCCTGAGAATGGTACCATTGTCATTAGACATGCTCTCATGTTAATTGGCTCACACATTCCTGTCTTGTTTTAAAGcatgtgactgactgattttGTATTACTACCACAtctcttatttactcatttattttttcattagatGCCATAATATGCAGGTAAAAATGCATAATACATTATCTTACAAATTAATCAAAGTTTTGCTTGGAATATAAAGTcagttttatgtatattttaaaaTAAGGCAGGGATATGTCAGCTAATTAGTCTGTGATAGCATTGTTTATTGTCAATGATACCATGTTCATGCAGCCATAGTGATAGATTTACTCTAGCAGAGTTCATTACATTGAATATTGCTTAGAACTCCTGTTTGTGAATCATAGCAACTTTTTGCCTCATTTATAATATCATGTTTCTTCATTGTATGTGTATtctgaaacaaacaaaaatctcTTCCAGCTGCACTCCATAATATGATATGTTATTTGCTCTAACATGACTCCTTTTACTGTTTGCATGTTCTGTCAGGTGAGCAAAAATCATTACTTTTTCTACATGTCAGATCAATGTTTGTATCATCAGTCATGATAAGTAATCAGCAAGTAGAATATACATCTGCATCATCAAGCCACAATAAGTAATTGGTTGGTGTGTTTGGTTGGTGTTTTCTGCAGGTGTGCCCAGTGCTTCCGGCCATTCCCTGATGACATCTTTTATGAGTTTGAGGGAAGGAAGTATTGTGAGCATGATTTCCAAGTGCTCTTTGCTCCATGCTGCAACAAGTGTAGTGAGTTCAACTGTGTGGttacctattttatttatttgttcatttatttatccctTTTTGCTTGGATTGTGGAAGATTAAGTCATTGATACTAtgtctccccatcaccccatcgttcataattttttttcctatataattTTTCCATTCTCCACAAAGATTACTCCATTTTATGAAATTATATTtttatgcttgtgtgtgtgtgtgtgtgtgtgtgtgtgtgtgtgtgtgtgtgtgtgtgtgtgttgttattaaaTTAAAGTGTGTGTTATTAATTAAGTTACAGAAGAGTAAAGCAACAAATGAATTAAGTACTGGAGAATAAATTTAAACTCTTCTAAAACTTGGAAAGGAAAGgcataaaaaagctaaaagaaaatatagggaTCATCTCTTAACTCTACTGGAAGAGAAAGATTCTCtcaaccctttccttctctctgtcaaCTGCCCATCTGTTTCAGGGTATCCTAGCAAACTTGGTATCCCATCTGTGTAATTCTCATGCCATTCTGCAGTTGGATTACTTAATCACCCTTATATTATCTTTACTGCCCATGgcaatctttttcttttagttagaACTTGGAATGTCCTCCATACAAACACATTTCAAATATAACACTGCTATCACCTGACAGACGAATTTATCATCGGGCGGGTGATCAAGGCAATGAGCAGCAACTGGCACCCACAATGCTTCACCTGTGAACTGTGTCACAAGGAGCTGGCTGATCTGGGATTCATCCGCAATGCTGGCCGAGCTCTGTGCCACGAGTGCAATGCTCGTGTCAAAGCTGAGTCCCAGGGGAAATACATGTGCCATAAGTGCCAGTGAGTATCTGaacagagagatagaaagagagagagagagagagagagagagagagagagagagagagagagagagagagagagagagagagagagagagagagagagagagagagagagagagagagagagagagggggggggggagggggggaaactTTGAATAAGTGAAAGTACCTACAGCTCATGTTCATCTGTCCAACAGTTCCACAATTGATGGACAGCCTCTGAGGTGGAGGGGCGACACCTTCCACCCTTATCACTTCAACTGTGCTGCCTGTGGGATAGAGTTGACTGCTGATGCCAGAGAGGTCAAGAGCCGTCCAGGATATACTGCCAATGAAATGGTGAGGGATGTGGTTAGGCCAAGTTAGGCAAGGTTTTGGGTAAAGTAGTGTGATTCAGTTTTGTATAGGTAAGGTTGGTTGCTTTAgttcatgttaggttaggtcaagtagGTTGGGTCAAATTGTGTTTGATATTTTATGCAAGCAAAGTACAGTGGAAGCTcagttctcaaacttaattcttTCCTGAATGTCGTTCAAAATCCTAAatgtttggaaatcaaaactatttttcccatagaaatcaatgtaaaatggattaatccattcccattCATCAGTTcaccctgtcttagcagcttatgacagatgctcccacagtCAAGGTGgccactccacaacatctccatctcagaaattatttatccagaaaggatgtaataAATGAACTTAGTGATGCAGAACTTATCAAAAGATACTGTTAAGATTGTGCTGgttttctctttgtcactgatctagcAAGGAAAGCCTAACAGAGTGACTCGGAAAAGAgtaacccacttactgccaaaatgaaggtgatcataagacttagacatcttgctactGAGAAGAGCtcctgggaaaatgcagttgtgcagtagtgatggtgttgtgagaggcattgagagagccacaggtggcttggaATTATTCCTTTGTGCCAaaaattgtttgtttacattgaagcccttcaatgggatcacatttaaattatttcaaagattgaattactgtcttactcactgtctctcctccaaatatataaaaatgaaggaaatatttatagaaactataaattagtaataaactgCAACTCTtgctctaccttttattaactgaaatcaagtaactttgagAATAGAATCATAGTATGACAAcagaagcaattatgagttaaaaattttgttcaaaaacagGTTTGTTCGAAAAGGAGATGtttggtaactgaggttccactgtatgcAGTTTGGTTGTCACAAAATGTAATATAAGTTCAAGAAATGGCTAATTATTAATTGATTAGTCAGATTTTGCTTAATTAAAAGAAGCTAAGGTCATCAGTAATCCTTTGATTGCTAATAAGAATGTGACACCTATTACTTCATTTGAGTAATCATAGACAATTTTACTCAGCAAAAATAAAATTGCAGATATATAAAGGTTTAACCACTTGATCACTGCTTTTACTGTCATTGATGTCTTATGAAGTAACATTCTAAACTTTCACCAGACCATTATAATAAGCTTGAGAAGCCATGGCAACTGAAAGGTTAGCAGAAATAATAAGTTCAGGTTATCCTCCAGGTGATTCCTCTAATTCTCTTTGCTCAGAATGAGTTATATTGCCTGCGATGCCATGATAAGATGGGCATCCCAATCTGTGGTGCATGTCGCCGTCCCATTGAAGAGCGAGTTGTCACTGCCCTTGGGAAACACTGGCATGTGGAGCACTTTGTGTGTGCCAAATGTGAGAAGCCGTTCATGGGGAACCGTCACTATGAACGCAAGGGTCTGGCATACTGCGAGACCCACTACCACGAGCTGTTTGGAAACCTGTGCTTTGTCTGCAATACTGTTATTTATGGTGATGGTAAGTATGTGGGAACCAGAAGGAAGAAGTATGTCTTTGTAAAAGTGTTAACTGTTTACTtcagggtggaggaggatgaatgtATGTTTGCCAGTGTGCACTTGTTGTATTTGTGTAGGAGTGGAAGATTTTTTAATACATCTGTGTGAAGATGTATTGTGaagagatggtgatgattaaatgaagagatggtgatgattaAACAGTACTGACAGATAATTTGGTCTTTCTAAGAGAATATGAAAGTGTTTTGATCACAtggagaaaatgggaagaaactgaacaacaaaggtagatgaaaatagaaatgatGCTAAAGATGTGAGTAGGTTATTTGTAAGATGGGAGGACtacagaaagagagggataagagatggagggataaagaatgcaagagttaagtGTATGGACAGAATAATGGAAAGTTTTCTTTTGTGGCCACACCCTTTGCTAAGGAAGTTGCAAGGAGCATATGTCAGgtgagattagattagattatcaGCTGtatctctgtatttttttcttttcctagctACCATGTTTTGTAATGTGTCATAGATCATTTGTTATCTCCTgtagcttgatttttttttttttttgtactaaatgagaggaaatgtccatctgtctgtatgCACAACTTTTGGAACTTCAGTTTTAAAAATCTGCATATCCATCAGTGTGTATCTTGGTAGCAGGGAAGGCAGGAGAGTGTTGGCTTATCTCATATTTGTAGGTAAAAAGTGTGACCTTGTTTTAAGATGTTATAGAGATGTGCTCCTGTTTTCATTAGGCTCTGAGGTGTGACCCTATTCTCCTTATAGTGTGAGATGGAGTGCATTTCTTATGGGGTGAGATGTTGCCCTGTTCTCAGTATGTGTGAAATATGACTGTTATTATGGAATTGAGTTGTGGCGCCATTCTCAATATGGTGTGGTAGTGTTGTGTTGCGGAATGCAGGACATAATCCCATCTGGACATAATCTGACCAACAGAAATGGTTTTGGTCAGTGATTCATAATTAACATTCTATGCTGCTGCTTATAATTAGGAATAAATACTTCTAGGAACATTATGTCAGGGGAaaagaatgtggaggaggaaatatggTGCACCCTGCTATAATGAGGTGTGCAACACAgacaaaaaactgaaaaaattaAGTTGAAAGTCTTACTTCCCACCCAGCCATGCCTGTACTTACCTCACTCAGCCATGAGCCGAAGGGAGGCAAATGACCATACTTAACGTGTGCCTCAGAACCGTCAAAAGCCCATTGGCTGGGAGGTGATGATTCACCATAATCCTATGTGCTGATTGGTCACGGCACCTCTCTTAGGCACTTATCTTTCTCCAGCACAGAACATGTTACTGTGTTGTCTATGAGTGGAAAAGAAGTTAGTTTCTTTTATTAGAGTGTGACTTAATGAACTTGTACTTTTCAGAATATGTCAGTTACCTCATAAGAGAGATAGAGTTGACTATTTGATGTGTACAACACTTCACTTTCAATCATGGTATCACTTAACTCGTTTCGTCAAAAACACCACAAATATGATCTTCTCTAGGTGTAACCCTAATATTACCGTAGTGTGTAAATAtgacttttttctcccctcaGTGGTGACAGCCCTTAACAAAGCGTGGTGTCAGCATCATTTTGCCTGTGCCACTTGTGACATCAAGATGACCCAGAAGACCAAATTCTTTGAGTTTGATCAAAAGCCAGTGAGTAGCAGTTTTTTATCACCTATGTATGCTTTTGTATGCTTAGAAATTTAACACTGAAGTTGATCATCTGtcataatattatgaaaatgcCTCCTTTGTGATGACTGTGATGGTGATTCTTATTTTTGTGAATGCATAGTGGTCTTTAATTTAAAGTAAATTGAAATGCTTTGAATCTCCTCCCAAATCATTATGGAGATTTCCAAATTAAACTACCTAACTGACTCCAATGCTGTAGTGTATTATGATAATTCTGTAATTTATTTTACCTCaccagtgtgttttttttttttttttttttttttttttttttgtcagggtTTTGAAATGGCATAATTTTTGTCTTATGTAGCCAGTATATATGGCATATTTACAAGCTGTAGTTGCCATCTCTAGACTACATTCAAATTCATATTGTTAGCAACATTACAAACATGATTAAGTTCTTGTATGTTGTAATGCCTACATTGTTGTCATGAAATGCCATTACAATACACAGTGATGCCAATGTTGGTGTCATATTTATATTTTGGCCTTGATTTCGTATTCCACCTCAGCTTTATCAGAAGATAGCATGTAGAAGCTTTATGTCGCTACCCTTCATTGTTGGTTCACCTGTCATGTCTATTCATCAGAACATGCTTCATCCCCAAATCCAGAATTACTGACTCATcctacatttttcctttcctcatctcctgagttcccttcttttcctctttgcctttctcttccactccatcccttcctgcagagagagagagagagagagagagagagagagagagagagagagagagagagagagagagagagagagagagagagagaatatgtatgtGCCTGTGTATCTAGACTTACAAACATGTgatcttccctccactcctttctgTTTTCCCACCTTCCCatgtccccttccttcccacctcaCTTGTGGtaccccttttcctccttgttatgtcttcattcacttattttgtagtttttatttatttcttatttttcattttttatttttttaatatttttttatttattttattttatttatttttttctttttttatgtgtgtgtgcgtatttacctaattgtaatttacagggcctgagctatgcttatgtggtcccatctccatatatacacttgtccagttttctttgaagttgtgcacactcattgccaatactacatcctcacttagcttgttccaTACTTCTACATTTCTCTGTGGGGAAACTatgtttctttatgttactcaagcatcttcattttctttgtttttgctgtgtccttgtttgtattgtatttcctacttctcttagcaacagtttctcattatcaatttcttccactctgttccacaatttataaattagtattaagtcttccctttctcttctttgttccagtgTTGGCaaattcattttctttaacctgtcttcatatgttaattctttGAGTTCTGTAACCATCTTgtcatcctttgtatcctttctatttttttacacGTTTCTTCTTATGGGGAGACCACTCTGATTCAGCATATTTCAACTGGTCTAATCATGGTGGTAATTATCtttatcatatctttatccatgtagtggaatgctgttcaatatttctcacttttatatgtatctgaatatcttttctactTACTTTTCTGATTGTTAACTATCCTAtattatcactcccagatctttctcgttgtacttttattatttcttcatttcccactttatatgtccattttggtctcactttttttcccatttccattatatgacattttttcatgttaaattccatctcccatttcttactccagtcccagattttattaaaatcctcttgtagaatttcagtttttgttgtttcttatatgtctttCTAACTTTGCATGTTTGTCTGCAAACAAGCTCATGTAACTCTTCTCCTTCAAGCATATAATTTATATAGATCAGGAAAAGTACTGTTCCTTGTGATACTCCACTATCTAGATTTCTCCGTTTCGATTTTAAATCTTTTACTACCATTCTCATTTCTATTCCCTTTAAGTAACTTTccatccagtttttttttatttttctatttaattctcCTGTATTTTGTAGCCCCCATAATAACATGTGGGAAACTTTGTAAAAAGCCTcttttttttagatctaaatattttattttattttattttttttatgtaggaaggacactggccaagggcaacaaaaatccaataaaaaaatatgcccactgaaatgccagtcccataaaagggtcaaagcagtggtcaaaattgatgaataagtgtcttgaaacctccctcttgaaggaattcaagtcataggaaggtggaaatacagaagcaggcagggagttccagagtttaccagagaaagggatgaatgattgagaatactgattaactcttgcgttagagaggtggacagaatagtgtcacgatcgcctacttacctgcgatcgtacgatcccggttatctctccaagaaagtggacgttacactgatcccggaaagttttaaaggtctggatttttaaaggcttcgagtgcctacccgacctatccgaaatcgtcagaattatctcttactccacctttaccttgactcagcacacctagaattacctctaataccagattgttgttgggggagtagaaaacacgattattctatgttacaagcacatatattaatactaataataattcacaaacaacatgaggtagtacacgttactacatgacgttctcgtcacttcccacgtcaccagaacccgtttacacctccaccagtcacaaaaatatttcccctcaaccgcaggaatttacccggacgccatttccgcgtccccagacaataattcccgtatttcacctcctcaagcctcacaaaagattaccattatcaccaaagattacccataacaccacaatctcgtccccaaaatcaccaatacaccacaacaccaacttccaaggttaacaccacaacctccactcacaaaatggctgccagtttgacctatgagccctcccaacagcgtcaccggcacaattcaacaaccaaatttcagcggacaagagctcttggtaccacaaaagactcactaacctgatcctggatatcaaggttataccgctacaccactaatacctccacaaactcactccatcaccaatccacaccaagatccttccctgagagatgccttccctccacctttcctcacgacctaaggcgctctgatttttcccctccttggaatgtgttgttgcccactcaagctcccctcgttttcaacgtatttcacctcaattatactcccttccttatacatataaagatatagagaacttaaattatgaagagaataatactacatgatataaaatgggtaaataagccttacactacttataacaataataaggataatgtccgaatggcaggtaaccggaacacggggacactaagaaaacgtgatcccattcaaggtaaactcggccaataacatgacaataggagtgagagaaagaagaaagtcttgtgcagcgaggccgcggaacgaggggaggcatgcagttagcaagatcagaagagcagttagcatgaaaatagcggtagaagacagctagatatgcaacattgtggcggtgagagagaggctgaagacagtcagttagaggagaggagttgatgagacgaaaagcttttgattccaccctgtctagaagagcagtatgaatggaactcccccagacatgtcaagcatactccatacatggacagataaggcccttgtacagagttagcagcttgggggggtgagaaaaactggcggatacgtctcagaacgcctaacttcatagaagctgttttagctagagatgagatgtgaagtttccagttcagattataagtaaaggacagaccgaggatgttcagtgtagaagagggggacagttgagtgtcattgaagaagaggggatagttgtctggaaggttgtgtcgagttgatagatggaggaattgagtttttgaggcattgaacaataccaagtttgctctgccccaatcagaaattttagaaagatcagaagtcaagcattctgtggcttccctgcgtgatatgtttacctcctgaagggttggacgtctatgaaaagacgtggaaaagtgcagggtagtatcatcagcgtaggagtggataggacaagaagtttggtttagaaggtcattaatgaataataagaagagagtgggtgacagaacagaaccctgaggaacaccactgttaatagacttaggagaagaacagtgaccgtctaccacagcaacaatagaatggtcagaaaggaaacttgagatgaagttacagagagaaggatagaaaccttaggagggtagtttggaaatcaaagctttgtgccagactctatcaaaagcttttgatatgtccaaggcaacagcaaaagtttcaccaaaatctctaaaagaggatgaccaagactcagtaaggaaagccataagatcaccagtagagcggccttgacagaacccatactggcgatcagatagatggttgtgaagtgatagatgtttaagaatcttcctgttgaggatagattaaaaaactttagataggcaggaaattaaagcaacaggacggtagtttgagggattagaacggtcaccctttttaggaacaggttgaatgtaggcaaacttccagcaagaaggaaaggtagattttgacagacagaggtgaaagagtttgactaggcaaggtgcaagcacagaggcacagttttggaaaacaataggagggaccccatcaggt is a genomic window containing:
- the LOC135089221 gene encoding LIM and senescent cell antigen-like-containing domain protein 1 isoform X2, translating into MPGLHSMSLDAMSCTRCGDGFEPQEKIVNSNGQLWHTQCFVCAQCFRPFPDDIFYEFEGRKYCEHDFQVLFAPCCNKCNEFIIGRVIKAMSSNWHPQCFTCELCHKELADLGFIRNAGRALCHECNARVKAESQGKYMCHKCHSTIDGQPLRWRGDTFHPYHFNCAACGIELTADAREVKSRPGYTANEMNELYCLRCHDKMGIPICGACRRPIEERVVTALGKHWHVEHFVCAKCEKPFMGNRHYERKGLAYCETHYHELFGNLCFVCNTVIYGDVVTALNKAWCQHHFACATCDIKMTQKTKFFEFDQKPICKKCYEKFPQELKKRLKKQHDIQARGGKPLP
- the LOC135089221 gene encoding LIM and senescent cell antigen-like-containing domain protein 1 isoform X1; this encodes MEKIALDVHESSLFMRRKKAAALAQERNSNSGSPHHSTSQPQNHTASSHHIVPQTLPQHASFSHHKISQSVPQPPPYSHHVTPEMFSRPQNVSFHHITPQSLPLHDASSFNITSQHLPQPHTASSHHLPLHHSSTLQHPSRSKKILIQRTSSNPNPSHSPSRPQHLPLKNIAAPHPPHSFPLHMNESSYGIPLRSSESSQASNSDDVTRGFPHNPKGIPPPKPPRQMDLRPVNHTGEVHLRNEVKNKYLANLDYDQAESDSPPDFSPPPIDVRKENNLHSMSLDAMSCTRCGDGFEPQEKIVNSNGQLWHTQCFVCAQCFRPFPDDIFYEFEGRKYCEHDFQVLFAPCCNKCNEFIIGRVIKAMSSNWHPQCFTCELCHKELADLGFIRNAGRALCHECNARVKAESQGKYMCHKCHSTIDGQPLRWRGDTFHPYHFNCAACGIELTADAREVKSRPGYTANEMNELYCLRCHDKMGIPICGACRRPIEERVVTALGKHWHVEHFVCAKCEKPFMGNRHYERKGLAYCETHYHELFGNLCFVCNTVIYGDVVTALNKAWCQHHFACATCDIKMTQKTKFFEFDQKPICKKCYEKFPQELKKRLKKQHDIQARGGKPLP